In Desulfobacterales bacterium, the DNA window GAAGCCGTCAAAAAGGCCGCGGAAATTCCCAGGGGCCGACGGGCCGTTATTCTGCTCACCGACGGAAAAGACGAGCGCGGCGACGGGCCCTGCAGTACGCATAACGTCACCGATGTCATCGATCTGGCTACCACCAAAACAATCCGGGTCCCGATCTACACGATCGGTGTCGGGCCGAAAGTCGACGCCAAGGAATTGGGACGTATCGCCAATTTGACCGGCGGCCGCAGTTTGCTGGCCGCCTCGCTGGAGCAGTTGCAAGGCTTCTATCAAACGCTGGCCGATCAGCTGAAAAACCAGTACCTGCTGACATACAACTCCCAGACTCCCAGCGGTGAACATTCACTGGTAATAAAGGTTCAGCACCAGGGCCGGCAGAGTCAGGACGAAAAGCGGTTCTGGGTTCCGCCCCTGCCGGTCCTCCAGCCGCCGTCAGTGAATTTCGCCGATATTACGCCCAGTGATCAATCCGCCGATATCCTGAAGGTGAAAGTAAACATTGTACCGGAGCAAACCACCGCAAAGCTCCGTTATTATGTTGATGGCGCCCTGAAAGGGGAAATTACGTCCCCGCCGTTTGACACATTCGATTGGCCTACCGCAGAACTGTCCGCCGGATTGCATGTTCTTCGGGTGGAGATAATCGACATCAAGGGACAGAGCGGGATCACCGAAATGACCCGGGAGGTGGCGGCGGCGCCAATTTCCCCGGTGCTGCCGCCGGATTCAACCGCGCAAAAAGAAGGACCTGCCGGCGGATTTATCGTTCAACTGGCAGCATTAACGGCATTGCTCCTTGCAGCGGCCGGGGGCGTCTTCTGGTGGTTTCGCCGACGGCAAAAAGGCGCTGCAGCGGCCGTGCAAATGCTTGCCCGGACCGATTGTCCCGAACCGCACGGGAAAATCGCGCGGGATATTGAGGATGAAACCGTATTTTGGGGGAATGCCGAGAATGCAGATAAAGTCGGTGCAGTCGCGGAAATAGCGGTTCCGGCGGCCACCCTGACGGTTGTTGAAAATCAAGGTCTGGATAAAGGAAAAACTTTTGAGCTGACCGGCGCCATATCGATTGGACGCGGCGATGACAACGATATCGCCATCCCGGACAAGGCCATATCCAGAAGGCATGCTGAAATTTATTTAGACGCCAACCGGTTTTTTATTCGGGATTTGGGCAGTAAATACGGAACTCAGATCAATGGACGCGACATTGCTGCCGGCC includes these proteins:
- a CDS encoding VWA domain-containing protein, whose protein sequence is MKPKRSKFNFPFGFMVVIAAVVLPAASVPGQPVEQVTINYIEAAAVADQYANEVRAYITVTATGQKPISNLAPSDFKALEDGQSVTIKKVAPTADPMSVVLAIDTSGSMQARDTAGQTSMEAARKAAADFIAMLSADDRLALFSFNRDPRLHSDFSSDHDAVISAVKGLEAKPNAYTCLYDTAFEAVKKAAEIPRGRRAVILLTDGKDERGDGPCSTHNVTDVIDLATTKTIRVPIYTIGVGPKVDAKELGRIANLTGGRSLLAASLEQLQGFYQTLADQLKNQYLLTYNSQTPSGEHSLVIKVQHQGRQSQDEKRFWVPPLPVLQPPSVNFADITPSDQSADILKVKVNIVPEQTTAKLRYYVDGALKGEITSPPFDTFDWPTAELSAGLHVLRVEIIDIKGQSGITEMTREVAAAPISPVLPPDSTAQKEGPAGGFIVQLAALTALLLAAAGGVFWWFRRRQKGAAAAVQMLARTDCPEPHGKIARDIEDETVFWGNAENADKVGAVAEIAVPAATLTVVENQGLDKGKTFELTGAISIGRGDDNDIAIPDKAISRRHAEIYLDANRFFIRDLGSKYGTQINGRDIAAGREPIADGDRIQLGPRTVLKFNVSAPPEAVDNTKTKSYDLGIDEKTQVVDPD